The sequence below is a genomic window from Kitasatospora kifunensis.
GGGCTTGTTGGCCGTGTTCATCAGGACGCGGAGGATCTGGTTGCCGGTCCAGGTCGGGTGCACCTGCCAGAGAATGGCGGCGGTGGCAGCGGTTAGAGCAGTGGCGTCAGATGTGCCGTGACTCTGGCAGTAACCGCTGGGGTCCGTGCATGCGCTGTAGATGTCCTGGCCCGGGCCGGCCAAAGCGATGTACGGCCCGTACTCCGATTCGGCGGTGTGGTTCCCTTGCTCGTCATAGGCCGCGATCGCCGCGACGCCCGGCATCGCCGCCGGGTACATGACCGGATTGCCCTGCTGCCCGCTGTTGCCGGCACCAGCAACGATCAGGCGGCCCTTTCCAATCGCGTAATCAACCGCGGTCTTCAGGCCTGTGAGATCTCCGCTGTTCAGGTCGACATCACGCATGGCCAACGAGATGCTGATGATCTGGGCACCGTTGTCGGTGGCGTAGTCAATGGCCTCATCCACCTGCTTCAGCGTCTCGGAACTGCTGACCGATGAGGTTGAGTTGACCCGAAGTGGAAGGATCTTGGATCCAGGTGCCAGACCTGTAGCGCCCTTGCCGTTGAAGCTCTTTCCAGAACCGGCGATGATGCTGGCCATCCCGGTTCCGTGACCGTCGGCGTCGGTTGTCGGCCCTCCAGGGAGACCGCTGAAGTCCTTACCGGGCAAGACCTGCCCGACAAGATCGGGCACATCGGCCTTGACGCCGCTGTCGATGACGGCAACAGTGATACCCGCTCCCGTGCTGGTCTGCCAGACCTCCGGCATGTGCAGGGCGTCCAAGTGCCACTCCGCACTACGCGGATTGTCAAAGGCAGCAGCCGTTGTCGCGAAGGTCCCCATCGTCGTAAGGCCCAGTGCGAGCAGTACGGCTACGCTCCGTCCGCGGATTCCCGTACGGGTGCGCCGCATCACACTCTCCTCATCGTCATGGCTGCCATACGACCGAACAAATCTGCCCGGCCACCGAGACTCACCCAGTGGCCGGGCAGGAGATCCGAGCCCTACTCAATCACGTCCGGATTGCTCTCCGGGGTTCCGCCCAGCCATGTCTCCTCTTCCTCGACGAGGTAGTCGGCGCGGCCGCGACGGTCCTTGCTCCGCTTCTTGGCACTACCGTGAGCGCCGGGCATCATGCCGCCCTGGCCCTCGGCGGCCGGGCGTCCCTCGCCGTTGGCACCGGCTCGGGCCCGCAGGCCGCTACCGCCCGGCGTGAACTCGCCAGCCGCGCTGGGACCGCGACTACTGCCGACCTCGCCGCCCTCGGTGGAGACCAGTCCACGAGTACGGCTGCCACCGCCGAGTCCGCCACCGCCGCCGCCGAAGCCGCCACGGGCGCCACCACCGGCCCCCATACCGCCACCGGACATAGCACGGCCACCGGCGCCACCGGCGCTCTCCTCCGCGCCAATCGCGTTCGCGCCGAGCTGGGAGCGTCCTGACACAGCGCCAGGGCGGCTGACACCGCCGGAGATCCCCTCATCCGGACCGGGTGTGCTCGCACTGCCGAGCCGGTTGGTGGTACGGGGCGGGGAGAAACCGCCCTCCGGGTAGCTACTGACCTTGCCACCGGTGTAGCCGCCGGGACCGCCGCCACCCGGCAGGCCGTTGATGGTGCCCGGGTAGCTGCCGCCACCCGGCAGGCCGTTGACGGTGCCCGGGTAGCTGCCGCCGCCCGGACCGCTCAGGTTCCCACTGCCGCCAGGGCCGCCCTGCGAGGGCAGCCCACCGGTGGTGCCGGTCGGCGGCGGCAGGGTCGGCGCCGGCGGGGCACTGTCGATGCCAGTGCTCGGCGGTTGGACCGGCGTGGGGACCAGCTGGACCGGGCCGGTCTGGATCGGGCTCGGCGGGATCGGAACGGGCTGGTAGGGGCGCGGCTCCGGCGGCGGAGGCAGGTATCGGACTGGCTGTTGCGGCACTGGCTCCGGCCTCGGAGTCATGACCGGCTGCCTTGTGGTGGGCGGCGCGGGCTGGACCACGCGCTCCTGGCCAGGACTGTATGTGGACCCGCCACCTCCGCCGCCACCTCCGTTGGAGGAGCCACCCCCGCCACCGCCGCCGAAGGTGACACCACTGGCAGTCCACACGCCCTTCGGCGGTGGCCCCATCACCGCCGTCGGCGTCGGCGGGAACAGCGG
It includes:
- a CDS encoding S8 family serine peptidase, whose amino-acid sequence is MRRTRTGIRGRSVAVLLALGLTTMGTFATTAAAFDNPRSAEWHLDALHMPEVWQTSTGAGITVAVIDSGVKADVPDLVGQVLPGKDFSGLPGGPTTDADGHGTGMASIIAGSGKSFNGKGATGLAPGSKILPLRVNSTSSVSSSETLKQVDEAIDYATDNGAQIISISLAMRDVDLNSGDLTGLKTAVDYAIGKGRLIVAGAGNSGQQGNPVMYPAAMPGVAAIAAYDEQGNHTAESEYGPYIALAGPGQDIYSACTDPSGYCQSHGTSDATALTAATAAILWQVHPTWTGNQILRVLMNTANKPNDGSNRSDYIGFGNASPRNAIHYTGDPGPADVNPLIAAGIGIAPSGAASAPASAPASAAASAPATAAPTGPAASSASPAPAPVKSASGKSSSSLPLIIGGAVLAVLVIGGVAFFLVRRKRAATPPAPPAAPYGYPTPPQMPPGSNTTPAPGFGPPPAFGPGQPYGQQQSYPQQPPAQGNPYQQQPPQV
- a CDS encoding WXG100 family type VII secretion target, with product MPRPSVDDTHDYFAGLSHQQMLDMVKNSDPTTLSNRSGALSSASGTLTDISQQLQSNVRQLEWSGPAADSFRDWANKISTATQNLSDYAKASSTSLETASTALGTATKAIPPLPSKDIDTVNRYNLQPCVPLANEPQMKAQNPNFVTTKEMQDAQASITKDHDDAVTAMTTLAGAYTQSTSEIQAQTPPLFPPTPTAVMGPPPKGVWTASGVTFGGGGGGGSSNGGGGGGGGSTYSPGQERVVQPAPPTTRQPVMTPRPEPVPQQPVRYLPPPPEPRPYQPVPIPPSPIQTGPVQLVPTPVQPPSTGIDSAPPAPTLPPPTGTTGGLPSQGGPGGSGNLSGPGGGSYPGTVNGLPGGGSYPGTINGLPGGGGPGGYTGGKVSSYPEGGFSPPRTTNRLGSASTPGPDEGISGGVSRPGAVSGRSQLGANAIGAEESAGGAGGRAMSGGGMGAGGGARGGFGGGGGGLGGGSRTRGLVSTEGGEVGSSRGPSAAGEFTPGGSGLRARAGANGEGRPAAEGQGGMMPGAHGSAKKRSKDRRGRADYLVEEEETWLGGTPESNPDVIE